CAATGGTTCAAGTTATTTACCATTGTATATTGAGGGAGGGAACGTGCGAGCAGTACAAGCCTCCTCAATCCAGGCAGCGCAAAATAACCATGAAGGGTGCTATCTAATATACAGGATATGTGCATGCTCACAACATATCAAGAAACTGTGGTCAAATCCAGAAGAGGACTCAAACGATGAGGAGTCACTGCTCGCACTGGGATTGCAAATCCTTGAAGGACTTACTCATGATCTCCATAACTGCGCAGAAATCATCAGAGCAATGGAGCTCCTCCCAAAGATCATCGACCTTATAAACTGCAATCCTAGCACAGCAGCAGCACAGAGGGAAGAGGTCGCCAATTCAGCATTGAAATTAGTTGCCAGGCTTGCAGGCATCAAGGGGGAAACCGGCATAACACTGCGGCAAGAGCTTTCTGAGAATCCTTTATTGTTTGGCCACCTCGCCAAGATCTTGACGCTGGAGAGAAGCCCCAGCTCCCTAGGAAAATCCAAATTGGTGATGAATATCATTGCCAAGATCGCCAGGATCTCCACTGGTAAGAAAACAAGGCAGAAGATTGGGACATTTCAGGTTATCATCAGCAAGCTGGTGCAAGAGTTTCTTGGGGATGATGAAAACCCATTGCGAGCAGAGGCAGGGGAAGCACTCACGGCTCTGGCAACGGAGTGCCCTATCAACTGCTTTGCTATGCTGGACGAAACCGGCCTTATAGGGGATCTCGCTAAAAAGATTGAGCATGGTCAGCACATGTACCCAGCGGCAAGTCTACTTCAGAGGTTGTGCCAAAACTCCAGGGAATTAGTGTTGCGCCATCAAGGTCCAGATGTAGACCTGTCCTCTAGCTTGACCGTGGTAAGTCCTCTGAATTTGCTAGCACTTTTgagtaattttttttataaatgaGTCCCTTTTACATGTTAGACAACATGATTTGCTTTTAGTACCAGTACCAAATTGATTGCTACCAAACACTTGGATGATCAGAACAAGAGCGGTGGACTAGTTAAGCAAacattatttttttgcttttttcttggaTTAATCCTAGTGGCTAATTGATATGCACACCACACAATATTTTAATTTGGAATTAAAAACCTATGCACATGCATGTCGTTTTTTGGATAATTGATGTGTTTCGTTAGTGCTGAACCATCTAGGTTCAGACAATCCCATGTCTTCTACCTTGACAGTGGTGAGTCCTTTGAATGTGCTAGTATTTTTTAGTTCCTTTACGTAACATGTTTTTCCTTTTAGTTTTGTAATTAATGTTTTTCTTCTATGCACACCATTCCAAATTTCCTATGATCATCATTTCCTTACAAGTAATTAGTTCCTTTTAGAGTTGTGCCTTATGTAACCTGAAATGTATAATCAGAAGACATCGATACCAAAATGTGATAGCTAGCAGGCACTTATAGATTAGTAGAACCAGAGTGGCGGACTGTAAAAAAGCCAGTTAGTTAAGCAAACATTTGTTACCATTTTGGGCTACCCCTAATGGCCAATTAATGTGCACAATACTTGAGTTTAGATACAAATCCATGTTTTCCATACGCTAATTAGTGTGCTCCGTTGTCGTCCAATTGATAAATAACTATGGAGTAATCATACACAACATGACACTTTTGGTGCACCATATATGCAGGTGTTGGAGAAAATGGTGAATGCAGAAGGCAAGCAGATGAAGGCACTCATCTGCCTAGCTTCACAACTATGCAGTGCAGGCATTACCCCCGTACTGAGCTCTTCTGCATATGCTGCAGAATTTGTTGAGAAATTGGTAGGtgaactaaaggcccacaagatacCGGGCACTGATGAATTTCCAGATATGACTAGGCTGCTGGTTCAGCTCACGTTATCGATCGTGGAATCCTGTGATGGCTATGCATTCATCTTCAAGCAACATGGGATGATGGAAGCGTTGTGCGAGGTGGAACGGTACACAAAGCTGATGGATTCAGAACAAGACATGATGAAAGCACTGTCAGAGGTGGAGCAATACGTGCGGTTGGTTACAGAGGAGCGGGGAGCTCTGCGCACCCTGGTGGCCAAAGCCAAGGGGCTGATCGGCGCCGATATGCCGTGAGTTCAACATGGCCACCGTGAATAAGTGCCACCTTGTTGGTGGCTAGTTAGTATGCATCTGCTGTTGCATGCAGATTGCGGACACAAACTGGCTTTTTTTTTAATGATCGGCAAAATGTACTTGGTGCCCCTCTGTGGCACAAAACAAACTTTGCTTGATATATTTCCAATATGTACTTGTTTCTCCTCTGGGGGGCACAGACAACTTTCAATCGTCAGGTTGTGATGGCAATTGCCTCTGTGTGGCTGTTCGCAGTAGGCAGCAACACACACATGCGTACAACTTCTCACTATTTTTGGATGCCCTTGAGATTTTTACATCGCCATGGGTGGATAGATACAAGGTCAGTGTTTCATGTTCATAGCTTCAGTGTTTCTATCAAATAAGAGGTAAGAGCCATACTATTTGGCAGCTCTGAGGTGGTCGGGACTCAGGACACTACCGTAATCACACAGCTTGTCTCCAGAGAATGTTTGATGACCCGCCGTCACTTCTTTGAGACCTGAATCAAGTTGTTTGCCTACCCGGCGTCACTTCTTTGAGACCTGAATCAAGTTGTTTGCCTACCCGCCGTTATGTCTTAGCTAGGAATGAGCTGTGAACAAAATCGAAATAGTTGTTACTTGAGTCGATAATGACTTTGTGTCGGTTTGCTATTTTCTATAAATTGGAATTCACTCTACTTCTTACTGACTTTCGCCGATTATATCCCATGTGCTTAACACATTGATGTCGGCGGCTCAGCCTATTATGCCACTTAATCAATAGCATGTCATCATACTGTAATCCCCTAATTTCTGTATTCGGCTAGATAACATCGGACCTCTAATCGTTGCCGTGAACGGCATCTCCCTTGGTGGTACTGACGTTGCCTACCAACAAGCAGTGAAACATGCCGACATTCAGTCGAGGAATGGTGCTGTCATTCAATGGAGGAATGGGCTACTTCAGTGACACCGCAACTGGTGTAAATGGAAGTTTATACCTCGCACTTCGAAATGGCGGCTTTGTTCTGAATGCAGGGGGTCCAACATTCATTTATGAGTTTCAGGTTGTGAAGCTAGCTAACACCACTTTTGATCCCTCTTATTATGAATGCAGAGAGGGTCCAAGCAATGCGATGGCTCCAACTTGAAGCTGGGTTAATCCAGCTCTGCCTAAAACCCTGGTGGTTCCTTAGTCAGCTGTCAGCCTGGTTGCATTGACTCAACGAAAGTTACATCACCGCTGCTCGAGGCTGCCGACATCCTTGACAGGCTAGCCCTTGTAATTCTCGCATTCATCCTGTTAGTTATTTTACCAGACTATTTGATGTACTTTTTCACTTTTGCAGTAATACCCTTGAAAACGCCTGCTCTTTTACTAAAGTAAAGTGATGCATATCAGCTCAAGGGCATTTCTCAAGTCCATGCATCACAGGAATAATTTGTTGCATTGCCCAAAACTTTGGTTCACGCACATTAATTTTGATTAACATTTCTCAAGTCCATGCACAGGACATCACAAGGAATAATTTGTTGCACGTCACAAAACATGcgggaggatgagttgttgtgtgatGCATGGTTGACCATTAGCCTCAATCTGACCGAGAAGAAGCTCAAGCTCGAAAGGAAGAAGATCATGCTCGAAGAGAAGGGGAGGGTCGCAGCCGATGCGGAGAGCACCAAGATGTTATCCTTGAATTTGGAGGCTTTAGATACCGACGCAAGAATGGTCGTGCAAGCCATCCGCTACAAGATGTTGTAGTGGCAAAAAGATGAGTTGGAGGCGGCAACCAAGAAGGAGGACTCGGCGGATAAGGAGGCGGAGGCTGCCTACGTGGTGGCGGCGGCACCTTGAGCGTGGAGGCTCGAATTGCCGTCCAGCAGGACAGaaaatctttttttttttgcacGGAGTACCAAACTGATATTCTTTTGTGAGGGggcatgtaaaaactaagcatactTGCCTCCTTTTGATTGTTATCGGCATATGATCCAGCACGCGCTATGGATCGGACTTTATTTGAATTTTAAATTACTCTTTACTAACGGACATACATGATAGTTTTGGAAGCGGATACAGGAGCCAATTTGCCactcagcgttggagatgccctgatGAGGTGAGATGGGCCATTATTACGAAGTTGGGTGTAAATAATTAAGATCTTTGGATAAAAATTGGGTATACTTTGACGCCTGGTTCAAATCCTCTTGTTCAGTTAAACTTCTCTCAAAAAGGATTTGAGGAGATTGAGGGGAAGTATAGCTTTTATCCCGCTTACTATTCAACTTGAAAACAGTTACTGAAAACAAGACAAATCATCTCCACCGGCACATCTCAGACAACTTCCACTCCACAAAGTACACACACCACACAACTCTTTTCACGACGCATCCATAAGCTCCATGACCTTCTTCACGCTTGGCCGATCCATCATCCCATCAATCCAAGCCTTCACACGCGGATACGCATCGAGAACCGACGCGCAAGGGCTGGCCAGCAGGTAGTGAGCCATGGGGCAATGGCTGAGGTCCGCCAGGCTGATGAAATCTCCGGCCAGGTACCGTGACCTGGACAGACGCTCCTCGTAGACTCTGAGGGCCACCTTAAGCTTCTCCAGGTTCTCCTCGACGATTTTGTGGTCAGTCGTCCCGCCCATGAACATGGGAACGACGAAGCACTGGAAGGTGATCGCCGACATGGCCTTGTCGAAGTTGTGGGACTCGGCTTCGAGCCACGCGTCCACGGCCGCCGACTCGGCGAGGCTGCCCTCCCTTAAAAGATCGGATGCGCCTTTGCAGAGCACGTACCTCGAAATCGCGCGCGACTCTGGGATGACAACATATATGTACGAAATAAATCATCTGAATAATGTTGTACAGAGCAATTTGTTCAGTTTCAGTCTATAGCTACACGAAGATGTTGTTCTTTCGGGGGTTTTCTTGTGCTTGTGTGTCTATACGAGATATAAATAAATCTGAATGAATATCTGTTCTCTCACCGAAAAGGATGAGATCGCCGTCCTGGAAAGCCGGGACCTGGCCAAAGGGCTGCAAGGCAAATACAGAGCTGATGAACAACCAGACATCTTAAGCATGGTTAGCTAGCTAGACTACTTTATGAATCTGAACCTGTACTGTACGAGCTGAGCAATCGGACATCTTAAGCATGGCTAAGCTAGCTAGACTTTCTGAATCTGAATCTGTACTGTACGCCTAGCAACCATTACCCAAAATCTTCGCAAGGCAAGGTGTTATTACTTGCTACGTTGTTTGTTAATCTGAGGGTGCTCGTTGTCGAAAGAGAAATCTCAATCGGCTGCTAGAAtaactgaagaagaagaagagacgaGCGGGACGTACGGTGCGGGCGAGATGCGCGGGGCCCTTGTGGTCGCCGGCGGGGAGGTGGACGTGCACCAGCTCGTACTCGGCGCCGACCTCCTCCAGGCACACCAGCACCCGCGCCACGCAGGTGGATCTCGCCGGCCCGAACACCTTCACCTTCGCCTCCGTCCCCATGGATCTCCCCCTCCCCTCCCGTGATTGCACAAGTCAAAGGTGGCGGCTGGACAGACAGCTGCATTTCTATACAGGATCTGAAAAGTCCAACATATGGGTGGTGCGTTGAGCAGCAGACCGGCTCGTTTTTCTATAGTTTTTTTAACTTGGTGAAATAAAAAAATGGTTTTTggtttaaaaaatcatgaattagAAAATCAGTTCACGAACTAGAAAAAAAATTaagaatggaaaaaaatcatgaatttgaaaaacttcatgaattcaaaaaagttcgCGCGTATGAGAAAAGTTCACGTATATGAATctttttcatgaatttcaaaaagttcacaaattcaaaaaagttcaagaaCTTGAATAAAAAGTTCACGCATTTGATGAACATTCATGGATTTTTAAAAAGTCCCcacatttcaaaaaagttcacaattCAAAAAAGGTTCATGAACTTGAATAAAAGTTCATGCATCTGAAAAACATCCATGGATTTGAGAAAACTTCACAGATTAAAAACAATTCTGTGCATTTGAAAAACATTCACAattcaagaaaacatcaagaactTAGATAAAAGTTTGTGCATTGGAAAAATGTTGATGGATATGAAAAAGAacacatatttgaaaaaaaaacaagtGCACTTGAAATAAGTTCCTGAACTTATGTAGAATGTTCAGGAATTTTATAATACATTCACGAATTCAAAACAAGTTCGCGAATTTGGGAAAAAGTGTTCCTGTTTCTGGTCCAACTAAACTAGTCTTTGTTTCTAATTTTCTTCCGTTCCTGTTTCTAGTTTTCTGTTTGTACTACACgggacagaaaaataaaagcaaACACGAGTTTGCACACTCAAAAACACTTTTGTTCATCGATTATAAAAAATTccgcatattcaaaaaatgttcaagccATTGAACATTATTTTCGGATACAACAAATTCGCAGAGATTGAAAAACTGTTCAAAGCATGAAAAAATTGTTCTTCCATTCAAAAACTTGTTTgttattttaaaatttgttcagcAAATAAAAAATTTCATTGATTTTTTATATATTAAAAAGTTTCTTGAAATTCAGAATTTCTTCATACTTTCAAAGAAATAAAATAATATTCTTAGAATTTGAAATTTGTTCATAGATTCAAAGAATTGTTCGCACTTTCAAAATTTATTCGgtataaggccctgtttggttcagctgtggatttctaaaagcagctgtgaaaaatTTGCTGTGGGAAAACAGCTGTGTAAAgtctgatgtgaaaaagatgtaggtcatttggcaaaccagctgatacagctttttcaaattttggcccgcagcggaatcagattttggaaagcacgtcctgggctgcttccgcttttggttcagattttggcagcggatttctggaGTCGAATTCTGCTGGGttggaaaaagtccattttaaaccctgAATTTGTAGAGGTTCGGCGAAATAAGCCCTCAAATCgaaatcccggtcgattgcaccctgaactatgcaatcccggtctaaacTGAACCCTGGAGTCGTTTGGCAAACCAGGATCAACGACGTGTCACAGGATGGCCGGGATTGGTGCCATTTCGCCGCACTGTTCCCCTTGGGCCGGCCcgttttagttttctttttccttcttttaAAACGCGCAGTTTTTTTATTCTTTAAAactgcaaaaaaaaaagaacataGGGTGACTCGAACCCGTGACCTGCTGCCGTTAGTCGACGGCAGTAACCCCCAGGACAGCGCATCATTGATCACTTCCTCCCTgtttcctctttttcttctttctttttcggTTCTTTTTCTAatctttttatttatattttcgTTTTTAATTTTTTGTTAAATTCGTGGACATCTTAGTAGGGAATACCAAACGAAAAAAACCTCGTAAACCAATTTTTCAAAAGGAAAAAGGCCACGGTTTATTTAGAAAAAATTCATGGATTTAGAaaaaattcaaatgttttcaaaagaagttcacaaattttcaaaagaaaagttctcagaattttGAAAGAAGTTGTAAAAATGAAAAGAGTTCGTGTATTTGAAAAAAGTCCACGGATTCACAAAAAAGTCCACGAGTTTTGTAAAAAAATTCACGCATTAGATAAAAACGAAAAAAACTAAGAAATTGGAATAAATTATTCAGAAGAGGAGAGGTGGCGTGGTTGGTAAGGACAGTTTTTGCACCCTACGTTTTGTAGGAAAGTTCAAAAATTTGGATAAATTTGCATCAAagttagaaaaagttcatcaaatttgaaaaatgttagtcgacttgaaaagttcatcaaatttagaaaGAAAATCATTATTTTAAAAAAGTTAATGAATTCAAAAGATTCGAAAAAAAGTTCACAGAAACGAAAAAAATTCATAAACTCAAGAAAAGTTCACGAaattaaaaaagaagaaaaacggcCAAAAAGGCAAACAAGCTGTAATCTAGCACAACAAAATGATCGTTATTAAAAAGACAATAAAAAAATAAACTATCACGAAGCGGATGTCGTCCCGGATGGTTAGGGCACTCGTACATTACCTGTGAGGTGCTGGGTTTGAAACGTCACGGCGCATGTTTTTTGAAACGTTTTGCAGAAAAAGAGtatgatgggccggcccagtgcgcgcTGTGGTCAACATCGCTGCTGCTTGGCCCGCGAGCCAGACAAATCCCTGCCACGTCAGCGCTTTTATGTCTCAAATGATGTCAAGGTtcgatttagaccgggattgcatagttcagggtgcaatcgaccgggatttcGATTTGAGGGTTCATTTCGCCAAACCTCTACGAGTTTagggtttaaaatggactttttcctgCTGGGTTTGCTCTTTGGTTTAAATTCTGCTGCGCGGCAGCGGAATCCGTCGATAAAAgttgaaccaaacagggcctaaaaaCCCTACCTTGGAGACCAGTAGAGCTAGCCCGGCAGTTGTCGGTGTAAAAGCCGACAGACTTCGGGGTAGGggtccctcttaatggaggtaaaatcctacatcctgCTCTTATTTATATTGATGgagactagcacaaatgcccgtgcattgcaacggagaAAAATACGAGTTCCTATGAACCATGCTTGGCCAGGTTGAGGAACTATGTCAGGTGACAATGCTCTTTGATGACAAGTAAAGGATGCATGATTTGAGGATCATGATGTGAAGCTTAATTAGGGCATGGGTTATGATCTGAAGTAAATTGATTTGACTGACAACATTTTTTTATGGAAACTTTTGACCATGTGTGTGGCAATTGTAGAGAAAAAAATATCTGTATTAAGATGTAGTGATAATTATTTATCCAAAATACACCCACAATTCATGTAAAATATACCCCCATCCACCAAAGGATGACACTTACTCGCGGGTGACCATTGTTGAGCTCATGCCGTATCGACGCCGATCAGCAGCTTTGCTCTGGCCACCATGTCACGCAGAGTTCCCTGATCCTCTGAAACAAACTCCATGCACTGTTCATAGCACTTCAAGCATCCCATTTTCCTTGAAGATGAGTGCGTAGCGAGGGAAGGATTCCATGATTGATACTCTGAGCTCAACCGGCAACCTTCTCATAGCTGGAAATTCATCTGGACTTGATTTTTGGTGGGTGTTGAGTTCACCCACCGTTTTGTTAACAAATGCTCCGTCATCTGGAAATGAGTCGGCTTAATGGAGGTAAAATCAAATTCTATGCTCAAATCAAATAGCAAGATGATTGCTGAAAACATTCATTCATATTTCtgcatatccccccccccccacccccccacccccccacccccaacAATAGTTAGTGAAGCCGTTCGTTCGTTAGAGGCTTAAATTCAGGAAAGTGCAGTCACTTGACTCACCCATCGAGCTGCATATTTTCTCTTCTTCCCCTTGGTATCATGCGCTAGCTCTGGCACTAGCAACATGCATAACAATGATGTTTTTTTAGGAGGATGAATCCTCAAATCTACTATGAGCGGAGGCAGGGGAAGCACTCGTGATACTAGCAATGGAGAGCCCTAGCAACTGCTCAACTATGCTGGACGAGAAATATTACGAGCGATCTCGCCAGCAAACTTCAGTGTGGTCGGCACATATACCCAGCCGCAAGTTTACTTCAGAGTCTGTGCAAAATCTCTAGGGAATTAGTGTTGAGACATCAAGGTTCAAACCATCGCTTGTCGTCTACCTTGACAGCCGTGAAATCAGCTTGATTGGTAAAGTTAGTTATTACCATGATAAAACATTCTTTGAGACCAGAGCTTCCAATGCAAACAAACGTTTACCCAACACACTAAAATTGAGCAGCGCCATAAACCTTCACTAAAATTGTTTCTCCCTGATTGTCTACAAAGAAAACATAAAAACAACATCACTTATGGAAGAGATGCACGGAGAGGTCGCTCTTACTTATCACCTGCGGGCATGATCTGCAAAATAGCAGATCTGGCGCCCTCCCATCCGCCGCCGCGCCTGCGGCCTTCGCCTCCTCCGCGGCAACGGAACAGCGCCAGCGTTCGCCAGAGGCCTCTGCTTCAGTGACTCCCTGACTCGCGCAGACTGCAGCGAGTGCCTGGCCATCGCCGTCGACAGGATCGGAATCTGCGACGGCAGCCGACGCGCCGCCCTTCTGGAACGCCGGGTGCTTCCTGGCCTACTCCGACTCTGCCAACGCCACGGAGGAGGGCAACGATGAGCGCCGCTGGATGATCTTCGATTACTATGATCCAGCTCTTTACCCAGGTTCTacgacgtggagacgctggccggCCTGGCGCAGTCTCTAGTGCCCGGCCAGCGCCGTCGAGAGCTCCGGCGGGCGCATGCAGCTGGCCGCGGCGAGCGCGAGCCTCCAGGCGAACGGCACGGTGCGCGTGGTGGCGCAGTGCCCCCGTGGAACGTCATGGCGGCGGACTGCGCGCTGTGCCTGGACAAGGCGGCGCGAGACTGTTGGTGTCTAACCCTAGCCGCTCTCTGAACAGCTTTACTCGAGCACGCACTCGACATCCCCACAACACACACGAACAGTTTATAGCCCCTCGATCGGCGACCGGAAATGCTACACATACAAACAGTTTACAGGCTTTTACAGGTGAGTTAGTTTTTATTGATCAACAAGTGAGCGGGACGGTCCACCTCCTAAAAATTAGAGGGGAAAAGATTTGTGATTGGTTGTCAGATGAAAAGAGCTTGTAAAAACTTATAAATCTTTGTATGTCTAGCATTTTTGCTCGGCGACACAGCCCCACGAAACCAACTCCAGCAAGCTCTACGCGCACTTACGCGTTCTCCTGCTGAGTCGTCCGCCCTCTTGCATGGAGCCACTAACTCCATCACGGGACTCGGTCTCCATGCCTCGATCCTCTGCTGCATTCGCCACGCCCGGCCGCACTCCCGGCCAGCACACCTGTCGCACTACAACGCGAACAACGCGGCCGTTTCCGATGCGGCGACGCGGTCACCTCCCCGGCTATCTTGCTAACAGACACACACACTCACGCACACAGCCTTATACTAGTCGGACACACCCTAGACTATGCCTATACCCTAGTCGGATCATGCCCATACAAAGGTCAGACTACAATGCACGTGCCAGCCACAGACTCGACCTCTCACGCCGGTGGCGACCATGGACTCGACCTCTCACGCCGGTCGCCACCGCCACGGCATGGCTTATTTCCAACAGAGACGTGCTGGACGGCTTTGTTCGGCGTGTCTGGCCAGGCGTCGCCTCGGTGCACCTCAGGGTTTGGGCCTTTTCGATGGTGGCATGGGATGGTGAGCCCCCATGCcgccattttttttcatttttgttatttttagtttaggttttatttatgttttgttTAGGTTATTACTTTTACTTTATATTTTATTTAGGTTTTTAAAATTATGTTTAATTTAGGTTATTGTTTAGGACACGTTTTAAATTATGTCTTTTTTAGCTTATACTtaggttatttatttatttatagatTATATTTACCGGTAAAACCACTACTATTTATGATAGACATGCTTTT
The sequence above is drawn from the Triticum aestivum cultivar Chinese Spring chromosome 7A, IWGSC CS RefSeq v2.1, whole genome shotgun sequence genome and encodes:
- the LOC123146933 gene encoding probable glutathione S-transferase GSTF1 translates to MGTEAKVKVFGPARSTCVARVLVCLEEVGAEYELVHVHLPAGDHKGPAHLARTPFGQVPAFQDGDLILFESRAISRYVLCKGASDLLREGSLAESAAVDAWLEAESHNFDKAMSAITFQCFVVPMFMGGTTDHKIVEENLEKLKVALRVYEERLSRSRYLAGDFISLADLSHCPMAHYLLASPCASVLDAYPRVKAWIDGMMDRPSVKKVMELMDAS